One part of the Nematostella vectensis chromosome 8, jaNemVect1.1, whole genome shotgun sequence genome encodes these proteins:
- the LOC5503898 gene encoding potassium channel subfamily T member 1 isoform X4 — translation MEQAEGYNVDAPRRSIFRDLLSTGDRYKLRDLLSSDKTGDDKDRVRVEHYKHDKSFKERLRFYFVTNQRYSIRWQIFRFIMKIVSCVLYVLRSVQDTDPNTATCYGCTSLDISNSTTWCCVKPADDSEHNWYSLLWVHRSYELWIVQTVIAFYSLLDTFLHCYLSYKGGSILSQIVSMRLFLEVILSVPFLISIFMSELRNIWIPLFLNCWLAKAALETMFNDLHRLVLHQQSALSQKVLILITTVVCILFTSVCGIHHLERASLQWSMMKTLWFVIVTFSTVGYGDTVPTHWTTQTFVMIMIGIALVLLPIELERLAFLLFSRQKEGGAYNHLLAGTDRHVVLCATTLRTGTLIDFLNEFYADSRLHDVHVVLLCPSDLDSTLRILLQVPVWAQRVTYLKGSALIDEDLVRARVENAAGCFILADRYAADREAADQHTILRTWAIQDFAPATPLFVQILKPENKFHVSFAEHVVCEDEIKHALLAVNCVCPGISTLVTLLLHTLHEQRGSEKWHEIYGKCAGNEIYDIRLGDSMIFRPYAYKSFTHAAFHAHKKYGVTLIGVKRHGKGGRLMLNPGPSHNMAYDDRCFYIAISSEEDTAFKKYEEPKKTKRLSSNHFKKNSFVTASSVALELRGDGSLAGDQSENIETIGMKHFDSSSNGVSQRHPPQDIEVEIETNRATYGTSTPSSPSGEYDEVERGPPRPTEGGLDGTARLKEVTFEVGDSRRSSASAFVPDESDMDSETGEMEIENLPSRIPNYIVGVLPVSPYIGRTPMRCHLYQTPKPFCCLRLNEDCEHREMSDSVRMHRQQHGGIIVSSPVAEAGLYNFILPLRAYHRPKITLKPIILLLGEEPNEDFLEAVCHFPMLYYMVGTINSLDNLLEAGCLYADSIVVVGQQRISSQAYGDEEHMADASTIVGVQTIYRLFPACTLIVELTYASNMRFMKFQAAPHHVTGESMASLRESTKRKMKERNKNSKDHLNYMFREPFSAGYVFSMSMIDTLLYQTFVKDYMITLISLLLGCEQSPGSGYLCSLKITADHLWLGTYGRLFQRLCSTTCEIPIGVYRTQCELEDCEDACPRGNKIEKRDINDIIGNRMKMLGLNEGPELKKKVGTSFVVVNPAPEFDLQEGDVIYLIRPTNMTGSTSSEESRDTELHLPITHRNPSTAL, via the exons CTATGGATGTACTTCGCTAGATATTTCAAATTCTACAACGTGGTGCTGCGTGAAGCCGGCGGACGATTCTGAACA TAACTGGTATTCGTTATTATGGGTGCACAGATCGTACGAGCTCTGGATTGTACAG ACCGTCATCGCGTTTTATTCTCTTCTTGACACCTTTCTTCACTGCTATCTTAGTTATAAG GGCGGCTCTATCCTGAGTCAGATTGTCAGTATGCGTCTCTTTCTAGAAGTCATACTTTCCGTCCCTTTCTTAATATCG ATATTCATGTCAGAGCTGAGAAATATCTGGATCCCGTTGTTTTTAAATTGTTGGTTGGCTAAAGCAGCGCTGGAAACCATGTTT AATGATCTTCACCGGTTGGTGTTACACCAGCAGTCCGCCTTGTCTCAGAAAGTCCTGATTCTTATTACGACAGTCGTCTGCATACTCTTTACAAG CGTTTGCGGTATCCACCATCTTGAGCGAGCCTCGCTTCAGTGGAGCATGATGAAAACCCTGTGGTTTGTGATCGTGACGTTTAGCACTGTGGGGTATGGGGATACTGTCCCCACGCACTGGACCACGCAGACTTTCGTCATGATCATGATCGGCATCGCACTGGTGCTCCTACCGATAGAG CTCGAGCGTCTAGCATTTCTTCTCTTCAGTCGTCAGAAAGAGGGCGGGGCCTACAACCACCTGCTGGCTGGAACCGATAGACACGTGGTGTTGTGCGCGACGACGCTACGCACGGGCACGCTCATCGACTTCCTCAACGAGTTCTACGCAGATTCACGCCTACAT GATGTCCATGTGGTGTTGCTGTGCCCGTCCGACCTGGACAGCACCCTGCGCATCCTCCTCCAAGTCCCCGTTTGGGCCCAGCGCGTCACGTACCTCAAGGGATCCGCCCTCATTGACGAGGACCTCGTCCGAGCGAG GGTTGAGAATGCAGCTGGCTGCTTTATACTGGCTGATCGCTATGCTGCAGACCGCGAAGCAGCG GATCAGCATACAATCCTCAGGACTTGGGCGATACAGGATTTCGCTCCCGCTACGCCTCTATTTGTACAGATTCTAAAACCTGAAAATAAGTTCCATGTCAGCTTTGCAG AACACGTGGTGTGTGAGGACGAGATAAAACACGCGCTCCTCGCCGTCAACTGCGTCTGTCCTGGCATCTCGACACTCGTCACCCTACTGCTACACACCTTACACGAACA ACGCGGGTCCGAGAAATGGCACGAAATTTACGGGAAGTGCGCAGGGAACGAGATATACGACATTCGACTCGGCGACAGCATGATCTTTCGTCCTTACGCCTACAAGAGCTTCACGCATGCGGCCTTCCACGCACACAAGAA GTATGGCGTGACATTAATCGGCGTAAAACGTCACGGAAAAGGAGGTCGACTTATGTTGAACCCAGGCCCCTCTCACAACATGGCGTACGACGATAGGTGCTTCTATATAGCGATCTCAAGCGAGGAGGACACAGCTTTCAAGAAATACGAGGAGCCCAAGAAAACTAAACGCCTGAGCAGCAACCACTTCAAGAAAAACTCGTTCGTGACAGCAAGCTCTGTGGCCTTGGAGCTACGAGGTGATGGGTCACTAGCCGGCGACCAATCGGAGAATA TCGAGACAATAGGTATGAAGCACTTTGACTCCTCCTCAAATGGAGTCTCCCAACGACACCCGCCTCAGGACATCGAAGTAGAAATCGAAACTAACCGAGCGACATACGGGACGTCTACCCCATCCAGCCCTTCAGGAGAGTACGATGAGGTGGAGAGAGGCCCGCCACGCCCTACTGAAGGGGGTCTAGACGGGACTGCCAGGCTGAAGGAGGTCACGTTCGAAGTCGGGGATTCACGAAGGTCGTCGGCATCTGCGTTTGTCCCGGACGAATCAGATATGGACTCGGAGACCGGCGAGATGGAAATCGAGAATCTCCCAAGCAGAATACCAAA TTATATTGTGGGTGTTCTTCCCGTATCTCCGTACATCGGACGAACTCCGATGAGGTGTCATCTTTACCAGACTCCAAAGCCATTCTGCTGTCTAAGACTTAACGAG gaCTGTGAGCACAGAGAAATGAGTGACTCTGTGCGCATGCACAGGCAGCAACATGGAGGTATCATTGTGTCATCCCCGGTCGCCGAGGCGGGTCTTTACAACTTTATCCTCCCTTTGCGGGCATACCACCGGCCCAAGATCACATTAAAACCGATAATACTACTGCTAGGAGAAGA ACCAAATGAAGATTTCCTGGAGGCAGTCTGTCACTTCCCGATGTTGTATTATATGGTTGGAACAATAAATAG CCTTGATAACTTGCTGGAGGCGGGGTGTCTGTACGCGGATAGCATCGTCGTCGTCGGACAACAGCGTATCTCGAGCCAGGCGTACGGCGACGAGGAACACATGGCGGACGCCAGTACCATAGTAGGGGTGCAAACTATATACAG ATTATTCCCGGCATGCACCTTAATCGTAGAGTTGACCTACGCGTCCAACATGCGGTTCATGAAGTTCCAAGCGGCCCCTCATCACGTGACCGGGGAATCCATGGCGAGTCTTAGAGAGAGTACCAAG CGCAAAATGAAGGAACGAAATAAGAACTCAAAAGATCACCTGAACTACATGTTTAGGGAGCCGTTCTCCGCGGGTTACGTATTCAGTATGAGTATGATCGATACCCTTCTCTATCAG ACGTTTGTAAAAGATTATATGATAACACTGATTAGCCTATTACTTGGATGTGAACAGTCACCAGGCTCGGGATACCTGTGCTCG CTGAAGATAACCGCTGACCATTTATGGCTGGGGACCTACGGGCGACTCTTCCAGAGGCTCTGTTCTACCACATGTGAGATCCCGATAGGCGTATATAGAACACAATGCGAGCTAGAG GACTGCGAAGACGCGTGTCCGCGAGGGAATAAGATCGAGAAGCGCGATATCAATGACATTATCGGCAACCGGATGAAAATGTTAGGACTCAACGAGGGCC CTGAGTTGAAGAAGAAGGTTGGCACATCGTTTGTGGTTGTAAACCCAGCACCAGAGTTCGACCTTCAGGAAGGAGATGTGAT ATATCTTATCAGACCAACCAACATGACGGGCTCCACGTCATCAGAAGAATCACGTGATACTGAGCTCCACCTACCGATAACACACAGGAATCCCAGCACTGCGCTATAA